One window of Candidatus Thorarchaeota archaeon genomic DNA carries:
- a CDS encoding ABC transporter ATP-binding protein, whose protein sequence is MNDEIAIETEDITKIFEEGKKQEVVALRDVTLQIKRGEVFGLLGPNGAGKTTLIRILIGLLTPTRGRATVLGYDVVEKIESIRPRVALLPQEAGIYERLTARENLVYYGGLYGVPEKELQKRADRLLDIVGLREKEDYQVKGFSGGMKRKVLVARALITEPEIIFLDEPTTGIDTIGARIVRNLLKELSSEENRTIIMTTHDLNEVKELCHRVGILNEGELVATGAPDELGQKFKSANLEEVYIGLVTGEGVYQE, encoded by the coding sequence ATGAACGACGAAATCGCCATTGAAACAGAGGACATTACGAAAATATTCGAGGAGGGTAAGAAGCAAGAAGTTGTAGCCCTAAGAGATGTCACCCTTCAAATCAAGCGTGGCGAGGTCTTCGGGCTCCTTGGTCCTAATGGAGCTGGTAAGACCACACTAATTCGCATTCTTATTGGTCTTCTAACTCCAACTAGAGGTCGTGCCACAGTTCTTGGCTATGATGTCGTCGAGAAAATAGAGAGTATACGGCCACGTGTTGCGCTCTTGCCTCAGGAAGCTGGAATTTACGAAAGACTGACTGCCCGTGAGAATCTGGTGTACTATGGTGGATTGTATGGTGTACCGGAAAAAGAGCTACAGAAACGAGCAGACAGGCTTCTAGATATTGTGGGCCTCAGAGAGAAAGAGGATTACCAGGTAAAAGGATTCAGCGGTGGGATGAAGCGTAAGGTGTTGGTGGCACGAGCTCTCATCACCGAGCCAGAAATCATCTTCCTTGACGAACCGACAACAGGTATTGACACCATTGGAGCACGTATAGTCAGAAATCTACTGAAAGAATTGAGTTCCGAAGAAAACAGAACTATCATCATGACTACCCATGACCTCAACGAAGTGAAGGAGCTCTGTCATAGAGTTGGCATCCTGAACGAAGGAGAACTGGTAGCCACTGGAGCGCCTGATGAGCTTGGCCAGAAGTTCAAATCTGCAAACTTAGAAGAGGTTTACATTGGATTAGTAACAGGTGAGGGTGTATACCAGGAGTAA